From the Atribacterota bacterium genome, the window TTTGCAAACATAATAAAGGAAAGCTCTGGAATGGATGTCAGGCTAATGCCGAACGATACCACAATGGGTGTTGCACTTGCAATGCGTTCTGAAGAGATAGCATGTGCATGGTATACAGGTTCGGGCTTATTTTATCTTGCCCATGGTCTTGATGTGTTTGGGGTACCAGAATGGGGACCTCAACCTGTACGTTCGGGACTACTTGGAATGAATGGTGCTGGTTTTGCAGTAGCAGCTGCTTCAGATATTTATGAATGGATAGATATGAAGGGAAAGAGAATTGCTATATCTCCTGGCACTCCCTTTGTAGCCGGTGCTAATCATGCTTTTCTTGCTTATGGTGGTCTTAAACCAGAAGATGTTGTAGAAGTAGTTGTCACAGGTATGGGTGGTGCTTATGATGCAGCACTTGAAGGTAGTGTAGATGGTCAATTTTTCCCATTTGAAGGAGCTGTTGCTTATGAATTAGAAGCTTCCCCTCGTGGTATTCGGTGGATACAATCGCCTCCTGATAATAAAGAAGGTTGGGCTAGACTACAAAGAATTATGCCAATGTATGGTCCGTTTCTTTCAAGGACAGGTGCCGGATGTTCTGAAGAAAAACCTGTTTGGGGTCTAGGTTACTTAGTTGGGACTTTTGCATTTAAGGATGATAATCCAGATATTATATATGCAATTAATAAAGCGATATACGAAGGATATGACGATTATAAAGATGTAACTGAAGATTTGAAATACTGGGATCATGAAATGCTTTTAAACTATGAGAATAATATATATCCTTGGCACGAAGGCACAGTACAATTTCTAAAGGATGTAGGAGAATGGACTCTTGAGATGGAGAAATGGCAGGCTTGGAAAGTTAGCCAAGAGAATGGTAGAATAAAAGCTTGGCCTAAAGTTTTGGAGATGGTAAAGGAGAAAAATATTAAGGTTGGGAGTGAAGAATTTCTCAATATGTGGAAAGAATATCTTTGGCAAAATGATTTGATGAGCATTCCCGGTAGCTTGCCTCAATAAATACGGTGGTATAATGAATAAGTCTATTGATACATTTAGTCGTACTAGAGAGTTTAGCTCAACACCAGGTATAGCCCTGGTGTTGAGCACTCTTATAATAATTTATGTTATTTATAAAGTATTTAATCTAAATTTTGTTGGCATATCCTATAAAGCTGCTAGTTATTTGTTTTTGTTAATTAATGCAATTCTTCCATTAGTATTTATATGGTTTCCAGCCACCAAGTATGAAGATAAAAAGACTATTCCTCTTTATGACTGGATAATTATTATTTTAGTTTTTAGCATTTCTTTCTATTTGTCCATAAACGCTATTAACATACAGAATCTAGGGTGGAGTGCCGGAACAGCACCATGGATTGTCCGAGTAATGTGTCTTATTTTACTTATTGCAGTATTGGAAGCACTACGACGAGTAAGTGGAAATATTCTTTTTCTAATTTGTCTCTTTTTTGCATCATATCCTATCATTGCAGGATATATGCCAGGAATTTTAGGTGGGATTAGTTTCCCTTTTTGGAAAACTATCACTCTCCATGTTTTGGGCGGAGAATCTATGTTAGGCATGGTGACTCGGATTGTAGGCAATGTTGTGATTGGATATCTATTGTTTGGTGTAGTTTTTACTTTTACAGGAGGAGGGAAATTTTTTATTGAATTAGCAACTTGTATTTTGGGAAAATACCGTGGAGGAATTGCTAAAGTAGCAGTTTTATCAAGTGCCTTTTTTAGTAGTCTTAGCGGTAGCGTTGTAAGCAATGTGATATCAACAGGATCATTTACAATTCCTGCTATGAAAAAATCTGGATACCCTCCTTATTTTGCAGCTGCAACAGAAGCAGTTGCCTCTACTGGAGGTGTGCTAATGCCACCAGTTATGGGATCTGTTGGATTTTTTTGTGCTCAATTTTTAGGTATACCATATTACCAAGTAGCTTTAGCGGCAGCTATTCCATCAATTTGTTATTATACAAGCCTTTTTGTTCAAATAGATTTAATGGCTGCCAAAATGGGATTAGTTGGAATTGAAGAAGAATCTCAAACTTCTTTAAAAGAAATAATGAAAGAAGGTTGGTATTATCTTTTTGTTTTATTCACCTTGACATTTTTTATATTTCAGAGGCAAGTAGCACAAGCTCCATTCTATGCCATAGCAGTGCTTTTTATACTTTCAATGATGAAAAAAACAACTAGATTAAATATAGATAGTTTGAGAAATATGGTAATTAATTCAGGAAAGTCGATAGCTGAAATCGGAGCTATTTTACTTGGAATAGGCTTCATCGTAGGTTCTCTTTCAATGACTGGAGTAGTTAGTTCTTTTAGTTATGAAATTGTAACTCTTGCTAAAAATAATTTAACATTAATTTTAATTTTTGGTGCCACTGCCAGTTTTATTCTTGGAACTGGAATGGTAGATGTTGCTGCTTATATATTCTTGTCTTTAGCGATTGCTCCTGCAATAATAAGACTTGGAGTATATCCTCTTGCTGCTCATCTCTTTGTCATATATACCGCCATGATATCATATATTACTCCCCCAGTTGCTCTAGGTGCTATTACTGCTGCTGGAATGGCTGGTGCAAATGCTACCAAGACTGGTTTCACATCAATGAAAATTGGAATAGTTGGTTATATTATTCCGTTTGCTTTTGTATTTAATCCGGCATTAGTTGGTCATGGTTCATTTTGGAAAATATTGATTTCAATAATAGCAGCATTTTTAGGAATAATTTTTTTATCAGAAAGTATACAGAAGTGTTCTTTAAAGTTAATAAAGTTATATACTTTTGAAAGAATTACTTTTTTTATCTCTGGATTGCTTTTATTTTTCCCCATTTGGCAGTTTCAAATAATAGGTGTTATCTTAGGAATAGCTATGCAAATAATTTTAGATTATCTTAAAAATGATAATAGAATAAAATTTTAGAATAATCCATTATTATAGAAACAAGAAAGAGGATATTATTATGAATTATATAGAAAATATGCTGAAAATCATTGGTAATACTCCTTTGCTGAAGTTAAATAAGATTGGAAAAGATGTGCCAGCAAATATATTTGTTAAACTTG encodes:
- a CDS encoding TAXI family TRAP transporter solute-binding subunit, which translates into the protein MKRIYFCLLALILLTSIISLNAFASQLPPRIGIAAESVGSGTYSKAMVFANIIKESSGMDVRLMPNDTTMGVALAMRSEEIACAWYTGSGLFYLAHGLDVFGVPEWGPQPVRSGLLGMNGAGFAVAAASDIYEWIDMKGKRIAISPGTPFVAGANHAFLAYGGLKPEDVVEVVVTGMGGAYDAALEGSVDGQFFPFEGAVAYELEASPRGIRWIQSPPDNKEGWARLQRIMPMYGPFLSRTGAGCSEEKPVWGLGYLVGTFAFKDDNPDIIYAINKAIYEGYDDYKDVTEDLKYWDHEMLLNYENNIYPWHEGTVQFLKDVGEWTLEMEKWQAWKVSQENGRIKAWPKVLEMVKEKNIKVGSEEFLNMWKEYLWQNDLMSIPGSLPQ
- a CDS encoding TRAP transporter fused permease subunit, giving the protein MNKSIDTFSRTREFSSTPGIALVLSTLIIIYVIYKVFNLNFVGISYKAASYLFLLINAILPLVFIWFPATKYEDKKTIPLYDWIIIILVFSISFYLSINAINIQNLGWSAGTAPWIVRVMCLILLIAVLEALRRVSGNILFLICLFFASYPIIAGYMPGILGGISFPFWKTITLHVLGGESMLGMVTRIVGNVVIGYLLFGVVFTFTGGGKFFIELATCILGKYRGGIAKVAVLSSAFFSSLSGSVVSNVISTGSFTIPAMKKSGYPPYFAAATEAVASTGGVLMPPVMGSVGFFCAQFLGIPYYQVALAAAIPSICYYTSLFVQIDLMAAKMGLVGIEEESQTSLKEIMKEGWYYLFVLFTLTFFIFQRQVAQAPFYAIAVLFILSMMKKTTRLNIDSLRNMVINSGKSIAEIGAILLGIGFIVGSLSMTGVVSSFSYEIVTLAKNNLTLILIFGATASFILGTGMVDVAAYIFLSLAIAPAIIRLGVYPLAAHLFVIYTAMISYITPPVALGAITAAGMAGANATKTGFTSMKIGIVGYIIPFAFVFNPALVGHGSFWKILISIIAAFLGIIFLSESIQKCSLKLIKLYTFERITFFISGLLLFFPIWQFQIIGVILGIAMQIILDYLKNDNRIKF